The Bacteroides ovatus genomic interval GTCGGGATTTGCTTTTTGGAGCCATGATGTTCCCGGCTTCCATACATTGCCCAATTTTATGAACTCGGTAGTAGCAGATGATGTGTACATGCGTTGGACTCAATTCGGCGTATTCACATCGCATATCCGTTATCACGGAACCAATAAGCGTGAACCCTGGCACTATCCGGCCATAGCTCCGTTGGTGAAAAAGTGGTGGAAATTGCGTTATTCGCTCATTCCATACATCATAGAACAAAGTAAACTAGCCATAGAAAGCGGCTATCCGCTCTTGCAGGCACTCATTCTGCATCATCCGGAAGATAAACTTTGTTGGCATGTGGATGATGAATACTATTTCGGCAATGATTTCCTGGTAGCTCCGGTGATGAACAGCGAGAACCGTCGGGATATCTATCTTCCCGAAGGAAAATGGGTGAACTTCTTTACGGGAGAACGTCTGGAAGGAGCATGCTGGCTGAAAGACGTATACGTTCCATTGGAAGAAATGCCCGTATATGTGCGTGCAAATGCCGTGATACCCATCTATCCGGAAGACGTGGACTGTACGGATGAAATGGATTTAAGCAAGAGCATGGCTTTACGCATAGATAATGATTATAAAGGATTTTGGACTATGATAGATTGTGGTAGAAAATTAATTAATTTAGTATAGTATGAAAACATGGAAGAGTAATTTAGAAGAAACAAAACAACGTTATATAAATTGGTGGAACCATAAAGGAATCATTCTCAATATGTGGGAGCACTTCCAGGAAGGAGTGCAACCACATGCAGAGATAACACCTCCCGCACTGGCAAAAGATTTGTCGCAAAAGTGGTTCGACCCTCAATGGAGAGCTGAATATCTGGACTGGTACGTAGCGCACAGCAGTCTGAAAGCGGATATTCTTCCGGTTGCGAATACCCAACTGGGCCCCGGCTCACTGGCCGCCATCTTAGGCGGAGTGTTTGAAGGTGGGGAAGATACCATTTGGATTCATCCCAACCCGGATTTCACCGATGAAATAGTCTTTAACCCCGAACACCCGAACTGGATTCTTCATAAAGAACTCCTGAAAGCCTGTAAAGCGAAAGCCAACGGACACTACTTTGTCGGTATGCCCGACCTGATGGAAGGACTGGATGTCCTGGCCGCACTGAAAGGAACGGATAGGGTATTATTGGACACAGTGATGCAGCCCGAAATCCTGGAACAACAGATGCAGCAAATTAACGACATCTACTTCAAAGTATTTGATGAACTATACGACATCATCCGTGAAGGCGACGAGATGGCTTTCTGTTATTTCTCGTCTTGGGCTCCCGGAAAGATGAGTAAACTGCAAAGTGATATTTCAACCATGATTAGTCAGGATGATTATCGCCGGTTTGTGCAACCTTTTATTCGTGAACAATGTCAGAAGATTGATTATACCCTTTATCATCTGGATGGAGTGGGAGCCATGCATCACCTGCCTGCCTTGCTTGAAATTGAAGAATTGAATGCGATTCAATGGACCCCCGGAGTGGGCGAACCACAAGGAGGATCTCCCAAATGGTACGATCTGTATAAGAAGATTCTGGCAGGAGGAAAGAGCGTGATGGCTTGCTGGGTGACATTAGACGAACTAAAACCCCTATTGGATCATATCGGCGTGGACGGTATACATTTGGAAATGGATTTCCATAACGAAAAGGAAGTGGAACAGGCCATGCGGATTGTTGAAGAATATACCGGTTCTTCTACTTCTGTAAATACCAATGAACATCAACAGGATGCCGACTTGGCAGCTACCGGACAGGAACGTATTTGTATACGGGAAGAACAACACCTGGAAGAGGATAAACTGAAACCTCTGTATGAAGCCATTGTTGCCGGGAAACTGGAACCTGCGGTTGAAATCACCCGGCAAGCCATTGCGGAAGGAGTAGCTC includes:
- a CDS encoding corrinoid protein (Presence of a B(12) (cobalamin)-binding domain implies dependence on cobalamin itself, in one of its several forms, or in some unusual lineages, dependence on a cobalamin-like analog.) → MKTWKSNLEETKQRYINWWNHKGIILNMWEHFQEGVQPHAEITPPALAKDLSQKWFDPQWRAEYLDWYVAHSSLKADILPVANTQLGPGSLAAILGGVFEGGEDTIWIHPNPDFTDEIVFNPEHPNWILHKELLKACKAKANGHYFVGMPDLMEGLDVLAALKGTDRVLLDTVMQPEILEQQMQQINDIYFKVFDELYDIIREGDEMAFCYFSSWAPGKMSKLQSDISTMISQDDYRRFVQPFIREQCQKIDYTLYHLDGVGAMHHLPALLEIEELNAIQWTPGVGEPQGGSPKWYDLYKKILAGGKSVMACWVTLDELKPLLDHIGVDGIHLEMDFHNEKEVEQAMRIVEEYTGSSTSVNTNEHQQDADLAATGQERICIREEQHLEEDKLKPLYEAIVAGKLEPAVEITRQAIAEGVAPQMIINNYMIKAMGEVGQRFQDGKAFVPQLLMAGRAMKGALELLKPLLAGSASTTIGKIVIGTVKGDLHDIGKNLVASMLEGCGFEVINIGIDVTCDKFVEAVKENHADILCMSALLTTTMTYMKEVIQALEEAGIRNQVKVMIGGAPVSQGFADEIGADGYSDNANTAVAVAKELIGNKK